In the genome of Quercus robur chromosome 3, dhQueRobu3.1, whole genome shotgun sequence, one region contains:
- the LOC126716560 gene encoding protein BEARSKIN2, whose amino-acid sequence MASSSGGVPPGFRFHPTDEELLHYYLKKKVSFQKFDMEVIREVDLNKMEPWELQERCKIGSTPQNEWYFFSHKDRKYPTGSRTNRATNAGFWKATGRDKCIRNSYKKIGMRKTLVFYRGRAPHGQKTDWIMHEYRLEDSDDPEGNCNEDGWVVCRVFKKKNLFKVGNEGGSITNSDQQLNINTLSTNQPRTFMHRDNQYLSTRQQHNNGNQPSFEPELALHYTHIPAAASSQYSLFQSHPLIPSLKPLGSGYDYSTIPSDTPVMVKQLMSNPRDCESGSESLRYQTCEPGLEVGTCEPTHQQIVTAGRDDHEGINEWTMLDRLVTSHLGNEESSKGVRFEDANASSTHQINQLSLRGEMDLWGYGK is encoded by the exons ATGGCTTCATCCAGCGGTGGTGTGCCTCCAGGGTTCCGATTCCATCCAACAGACGAAGAGCTGCTTCACTACTACTTGAAGAAGAAGGTATCGTTTCAGAAGTTTGATATGGAGGTCATTAGAGAGGTGGACTTGAATAAGATGGAACCTTGGGAGTTGCAAG AGAGATGTAAGATTGGGTCGACACCCCAAAACGAGTGGTACTTCTTCAGTCACAAGGACAGAAAATACCCAACAGGATCAAGAACAAATAGAGCGACAAATGCTGGGTTCTGGAAGGCAACAGGGAGGGATAAATGCATTAGGAACAGCTACAAGAAGATTGGTATGAGGAAAACGCTTGTTTTCTATAGGGGGAGAGCTCCCCACGGACAGAAGACTGACTGGATCATGCATGAGTACAGGCTTGAAGATAGTGATGATCCTGAAGGAAACTGCAat GAAGATGGCTGGGTGGTATGCAGAGTGTTCAAGAAAAAGAATCTATTCAAAGTTGGGAATGAAGGAGGCTCAATCACAAACTCTGATCAACAGCTCAACATTAACACATTAAGCACCAATCAACCTCGCACATTCATGCACAGAGACAACCAATACCTAAGTACTCGACAACAACACAACAACGGTAACCAACCAAGCTTTGAGCCTGAACTAGCACTCCACTACACCCACATTCCAGCAGCAGCTTCTTCTCAATACTCACTTTTCCAATCCCACCCCCTTATTCCATCCCTCAAGCCCCTCGGCAGCGGCTATGACTACTCCACCATCCCTTCTGACACACCTGTCATGGTCAAGCAACTCATGTCAAACCCTAGAGACTGTGAGAGTGGCAGTGAGAGCCTCCGGTACCAAACTTGTGAGCCTGGTTTAGAGGTGGGTACGTGTGAGCCAACTCATCAACAAATTGTAACAGCTGGGAGAGATGATCATGAGGGCATTAATGAATGGACTATGCTCGATCGCCTTGTCACTTCTCATCTTGGAAATGAAGAATCGTCCAAAGGGGTGAGGTTTGAGGATGCAAACGCATCGTCTACGCACCAAATTAATCAGCTCTCATTGCGCGGAGAGATGGACCTTTGGGGCTATGGCAAATAG
- the LOC126716561 gene encoding pentatricopeptide repeat-containing protein At4g38150-like has protein sequence MALSLAFKLRSSHSHSQVASLLLSFIHSLAPRLPQARNNTSIFLRATLPNPNPISITFSSSIDRHIRLFTSEPTSTSSKINTKVNFSLPDSDDDEDNSKEEIIDKNSKPPPPYDPFNKKPIIEEPNDPKDLQEIFHNMRTKDGLFNNAVKMFDALSKDGLTHEALELFSQIKDKGHMPGVVAHTAIIEAYANAGQPKECLKVYLRMLASGVAPNAYTYTVLIKGLAKNANYIGDAKKYVMEMMGKGMRPNAGTYTAVFEALAKEQKVDEAREFVEQMKSKGFVPNEAAVREVLNNKRGQVVINVLFGK, from the coding sequence ATGGCATTGTCACTAGCATTCAAATTGAGAtcatctcattctcattctcaGGTCGCCTCTCTCCTCTTATCTTTTATCCATTCCTTGGCTCCACGCCTACCGCAAGCTCGTAACAACACAAGCATTTTTCTAAGAGCAACgcttccaaatccaaacccaatatctataacattttcttcttccattGACAGACATATAAGGTTGTTTACCTCCGAACCCACCAGTACCAGCAGCAAGATCAACACCAAGGTTAACTTCTCTTTGCCCGattcagatgatgatgaggacAACAGCAAGGAAGAAATCATCGACAAAAACAGCAAGCCTCCACCACCTTACGACCCTTTCAACAAGAAACCAATCATAGAGGAGCCAAATGACCCTAAAGACTTGCAAGAAATCTTCCACAACATGAGGACCAAAGACGGTCTCTTCAACAATGCAGTCAAGATGTTCGACGCTTTGTCCAAAGACGGACTCACCCACGAAGCCTTAGAACTCTTCTCCCAAATCAAGGACAAGGGTCACATGCCCGGCGTGGTGGCCCACACTGCCATCATCGAGGCTTACGCCAATGCGGGCCAGCCCAAGGAGTGTCTGAAGGTGTACTTGCGCATGCTCGCTTCTGGGGTGGCCCCTAATGCCTACACTTACACCGTTCTTATCAAAGGACTTGCTAAGAATGCTAACTACATAGGGGATGCAAAGAAGTACGTGATGGAAATGATGGGCAAAGGAATGAGACCCAATGCCGGGACCTACACCGCTGTCTTTGAGGCTTTGGCTAAGGAGCAGAAGGTGGACGAGGCCAGGGAGTTTGTGGAGCAAATGAAGAGTAAGGGATTCGTACCCAATGAGGCAGCTGTGAGGGAGGTTCTTAATAACAAGCGGGGACAGGTTGTCATCAACGTTCTCTTTGGCAAGTAG